In a genomic window of Mycolicibacterium neoaurum VKM Ac-1815D:
- a CDS encoding S9 family peptidase produces the protein MSDARGANQQPASDARDLAAAPAPVAKRVEHRREHHGDVFIDPYEWLREKDNPEVIAHLEAENAHTEAATAVLAPLRQRIFDEIKARTKETDLSIPTRRGNWWYYARSFEGKQYGVHCRCPISDPDDWTPPELDENTAVAGEQILLDENVEAEGHEFFSLGAVSVSVDGNILAYSVDVKGDERYTLRFKDLRTNQLYEDTIVGIGSGATWGADNQSVYYVTVDDAWRPDTVWRHRLGSGLPAQKVYHEADERYWLGVGRTRSDKYVIIAAGSAITTEIRYADAADPEAPFTVVLPRRDGVEYSVEHAVVGGEDRFLILHNDGAVNFTLVDAPVSDPTAFRTLIEHRDDVRLDGVDAFSTHLVVSYRREALPRIQLWPIGSDGSYGAPTEIAFESELMSAGLGGNPNWSSPKLRVGAVSWVIPVRIYDLDLVTGERTLLREQPVLGDYRPEDYVERRDWAVAADGARIPISIVHRAGLAFPAPTLLYGYGAYESCEDPRFSIARLSLLDRGMVFAVAHVRGGGELGRPWYEDGKLLKKTNSFTDFVAVAEHLITTDLTRPSNLVALGGSAGGLLVGAVLNIAPHLFAGVLAQVPFVDPLTTILDPSLPLTVTEWDEWGNPLADKDVYEYMKAYSPYENVASLDYPAVLAMTSLNDTRVYYTEPAKWVAALRHAQLAPDTARVLLKTEMVAGHGGISGRYERWKEAAFQYAWILATADPDNHGQGQVHSLFGGPKL, from the coding sequence ATGAGCGACGCTCGCGGAGCGAATCAACAGCCGGCGAGCGACGCTCGCGACCTGGCCGCCGCACCGGCCCCGGTGGCCAAGCGGGTCGAGCACCGCCGCGAGCACCACGGGGATGTGTTCATCGATCCCTACGAATGGTTGCGCGAGAAGGACAACCCAGAGGTCATCGCGCATCTGGAGGCCGAGAACGCACACACCGAGGCGGCCACCGCGGTCCTGGCGCCGCTGCGGCAGCGGATATTCGACGAGATCAAGGCGCGCACCAAGGAGACCGATCTCTCCATCCCGACCCGGCGCGGCAACTGGTGGTACTACGCGCGAAGCTTCGAGGGCAAGCAGTACGGCGTGCACTGCCGTTGCCCGATCAGCGATCCGGATGACTGGACGCCCCCCGAGCTCGACGAGAACACCGCCGTCGCCGGTGAGCAGATCCTGCTCGACGAGAACGTCGAGGCCGAAGGCCACGAGTTCTTCTCCCTCGGCGCGGTCAGCGTCAGCGTCGACGGCAACATCCTGGCCTACTCGGTGGATGTCAAGGGTGACGAGCGGTATACCCTGCGGTTCAAGGACTTACGCACCAACCAGCTCTACGAGGACACCATCGTCGGCATCGGCTCCGGGGCGACCTGGGGTGCGGACAACCAGTCGGTGTACTACGTCACCGTCGACGACGCATGGCGTCCGGACACGGTGTGGCGGCACCGCCTCGGCTCCGGGTTGCCCGCCCAGAAGGTGTATCACGAGGCAGACGAACGGTATTGGCTCGGCGTCGGGCGCACCCGCAGCGACAAGTACGTCATCATCGCCGCGGGCAGTGCGATCACCACCGAGATCCGCTACGCCGATGCCGCCGATCCGGAAGCGCCGTTCACGGTCGTCCTGCCGCGGCGCGACGGCGTGGAGTACTCCGTCGAGCACGCGGTGGTCGGCGGTGAGGATCGCTTCCTGATCCTGCACAACGACGGCGCGGTCAACTTCACCCTCGTCGACGCACCGGTCAGCGACCCGACGGCGTTCAGGACGCTGATCGAGCACCGCGACGATGTCCGCCTCGACGGGGTCGACGCCTTCTCGACGCATCTGGTGGTCAGCTACCGCCGCGAGGCGTTACCCCGTATTCAGCTGTGGCCCATCGGATCCGACGGCTCCTATGGAGCGCCGACCGAGATCGCGTTCGAATCCGAGCTGATGTCGGCGGGGCTGGGCGGCAACCCCAACTGGTCCTCGCCGAAGCTGCGGGTCGGCGCGGTGTCCTGGGTGATCCCGGTGCGCATCTACGACCTGGATCTGGTCACCGGCGAGCGGACGCTGCTGCGCGAGCAACCCGTGCTCGGGGACTACCGGCCGGAGGATTACGTCGAACGCCGCGATTGGGCCGTCGCCGCCGACGGTGCGCGGATCCCGATCTCGATCGTGCACCGGGCCGGCTTGGCTTTCCCCGCGCCGACGCTGTTGTACGGGTACGGCGCCTACGAATCCTGCGAGGACCCGCGGTTTTCCATCGCGCGGCTGTCGCTGCTGGACCGCGGCATGGTGTTCGCCGTCGCGCATGTCCGCGGCGGTGGCGAGTTGGGGCGGCCCTGGTACGAGGACGGCAAGCTGCTCAAGAAGACCAACTCCTTCACCGACTTCGTCGCCGTTGCCGAGCACCTGATCACCACCGACCTGACCCGGCCCAGCAATCTGGTCGCACTCGGCGGCAGCGCCGGTGGTCTGCTGGTCGGTGCGGTGCTCAACATCGCCCCGCACCTGTTCGCCGGGGTGCTGGCCCAGGTGCCGTTCGTCGACCCGCTGACCACCATCTTGGATCCGTCCCTGCCGCTGACCGTCACCGAATGGGACGAATGGGGAAACCCGCTGGCGGACAAGGATGTCTACGAGTACATGAAGGCGTACTCGCCGTACGAGAACGTCGCGTCCCTGGACTACCCGGCCGTGCTGGCGATGACCTCGCTCAACGACACCAGGGTCTACTACACCGAACCGGCCAAGTGGGTCGCCGCCCTGCGGCACGCGCAACTGGCTCCCGATACCGCCAGGGTGCTGCTCAAGACCGAGATGGTCGCCGGGCACGGCGGGATCAGCGGCCGGTACGAGCGCTGGAAGGAAGCGGCCTTCCAGTACGCCTGGATCCTGGCCACCGCGGACCCGGACAACCACGGGCAGGGACAGGTGCACAGCCTGTTCGGCGGACCCAAACTCTAG
- a CDS encoding DUF2334 domain-containing protein yields the protein MTAELIVSISGIRDRTLAAADEFCEDLDNRGIPVSLLVAPRLKGGYRLEHDPRTVGWLAERRAAGDAIVLHGFDEAATKKRRSEFATLPAHEANLRLLGADRAMEHLGLRTRLFAAPGWTVSDGAVAALPRNGFRLLAGLTGVTDLVRGRTERTRVLGIGAGFLTEPWWCRTLVLSAERTARRGGTVRLVVSARQLAETGPRRAVFDAIDRALGQGCRPDIYRWEADPALTAAA from the coding sequence GTGACTGCCGAACTGATCGTCTCGATCTCCGGGATCAGGGACCGCACCCTGGCCGCAGCGGATGAGTTCTGCGAGGACCTCGACAACCGCGGCATCCCGGTGTCGCTGCTGGTCGCTCCGCGCCTGAAGGGCGGCTACCGGCTGGAGCACGATCCGCGGACGGTGGGCTGGCTGGCCGAGCGGCGCGCCGCCGGGGACGCCATCGTGCTGCACGGGTTCGACGAGGCCGCCACCAAGAAGCGCCGCAGCGAGTTCGCCACGCTGCCCGCACACGAGGCGAATCTGCGGCTGCTGGGCGCCGACCGGGCGATGGAACACCTCGGGCTACGCACCCGACTGTTCGCCGCACCCGGGTGGACGGTATCCGACGGCGCCGTCGCGGCATTGCCGCGCAACGGCTTCCGCTTGCTGGCCGGCCTCACCGGTGTCACCGACCTGGTCCGTGGCCGCACCGAGCGGACCCGGGTGCTCGGCATCGGTGCCGGCTTCCTGACCGAGCCGTGGTGGTGTCGCACGCTGGTGCTCTCCGCCGAACGCACCGCTCGCCGGGGCGGCACCGTGCGGCTGGTGGTCTCGGCCCGCCAGCTGGCCGAGACCGGCCCGCGCCGTGCCGTCTTCGACGCCATCGATCGTGCCCTCGGCCAGGGCTGTCGCCCCGACATCTACCGGTGGGAGGCCGATCCCGCCCTCACCGCCGCCGCCTGA
- a CDS encoding FAD-binding dehydrogenase, with protein sequence MADADVIVVGAGLAGLVAAAELIERGRRVLIVDQENAANIGGQAYWSFGGLFLVDSPEQRRLGIRDSHELALQDWLGSAGFDREEDHWPRQWAHAYVDFAAGEKRSWLRERGLQTFAMVGWAERGGYGALGHGNSVPRFHITWGTGPALVDVFARRLHRQPRATFAHRHRVDELIVEDGSVVGVRGAVLEPSDAPRGAPSSRNTVGEFAFRAQAVIVASGGIGGNHELVRKNWPARMGRVPKQLLSGVPAHVDGRMLQISESAGASIINSDRMWHYTEGITNYDPIWPDHGIRILPGPSSLWLDATGKRLPVPLYPGFDTLGTLEYIATTGQDYTWFVLNARIIAKEFGLSGQEQNPDLTGRSIRAVLARGRDGGPAPVRAFVDKGVDFVTGNTLRELVAAMNGVPDVEPLDYATVEAEVTARDREVANKFSKDSQITAIRGAREYLPDRIARVVAPHRLTDPKAGPLIAVKLHILTRKSLGGLETDLQARALRPDGSVFDGLYAAGEAAGFGGGGVHGYRSLEGTFLGGCVFSGRAAGRAAADATA encoded by the coding sequence ATGGCTGATGCCGATGTGATCGTGGTGGGTGCAGGACTGGCCGGACTGGTCGCCGCTGCGGAGCTGATCGAACGCGGACGCCGCGTACTGATCGTCGATCAGGAGAACGCCGCCAACATCGGCGGCCAGGCGTACTGGTCCTTCGGCGGGCTCTTCCTGGTCGACAGCCCCGAGCAGCGCCGCCTCGGTATCCGCGACAGCCACGAACTTGCGCTGCAGGACTGGCTGGGCAGCGCGGGTTTCGACCGCGAGGAGGACCACTGGCCCCGCCAGTGGGCACACGCCTATGTCGACTTCGCCGCGGGCGAGAAGCGCAGCTGGTTGCGTGAGCGCGGGTTGCAGACCTTCGCGATGGTCGGCTGGGCCGAACGCGGCGGCTACGGCGCGCTCGGCCACGGCAACTCGGTGCCCCGCTTCCACATCACCTGGGGAACCGGGCCCGCGCTGGTCGACGTGTTCGCGCGCCGGTTGCATCGCCAACCGCGGGCCACGTTCGCCCACCGTCACCGCGTCGACGAGCTGATCGTCGAGGACGGGTCGGTGGTCGGGGTGCGCGGCGCGGTACTGGAGCCCTCCGACGCACCCCGCGGTGCGCCGTCGTCACGCAACACCGTCGGCGAGTTCGCGTTCCGCGCCCAGGCTGTCATCGTGGCCAGCGGCGGTATCGGCGGTAATCACGAGCTGGTGCGCAAGAACTGGCCGGCCAGGATGGGCCGGGTGCCCAAGCAGCTGCTGTCCGGGGTGCCCGCCCACGTCGACGGCCGCATGCTGCAGATCAGTGAGTCCGCAGGCGCGAGCATCATCAACAGCGACCGGATGTGGCACTACACCGAGGGCATCACCAACTACGACCCGATCTGGCCCGACCACGGCATCCGCATCCTGCCCGGCCCGTCGTCGCTGTGGCTCGACGCCACCGGCAAACGCCTCCCGGTGCCGCTGTACCCGGGCTTCGACACCCTGGGCACGCTGGAGTACATCGCCACCACCGGCCAGGACTACACCTGGTTCGTGCTCAACGCCCGCATCATCGCCAAGGAGTTCGGGCTGTCCGGCCAGGAACAGAACCCCGATCTGACCGGACGCAGTATCCGGGCGGTGCTCGCCCGCGGACGCGACGGCGGACCGGCGCCGGTGCGAGCCTTCGTCGACAAGGGTGTCGACTTCGTCACCGGGAACACGTTGCGAGAGCTGGTTGCCGCGATGAACGGTGTGCCCGACGTCGAACCGCTGGACTACGCCACCGTCGAGGCCGAGGTCACCGCGCGCGACCGGGAGGTTGCCAACAAGTTCAGCAAGGACAGCCAGATCACCGCGATCCGCGGTGCCCGCGAGTATCTGCCGGACCGGATCGCTCGGGTGGTCGCGCCGCACCGGCTGACCGACCCGAAGGCAGGGCCGCTGATCGCGGTGAAACTGCACATCCTGACCAGGAAGTCGTTGGGCGGTCTGGAAACCGACCTGCAGGCCCGCGCGCTGCGCCCGGACGGCTCGGTCTTCGACGGGCTCTACGCCGCCGGGGAAGCCGCCGGATTCGGCGGTGGCGGCGTGCACGGTTACCGCTCCTTGGAGGGCACGTTCCTCGGCGGTTGCGTGTTCTCCGGCCGGGCCGCGGGCCGGGCCGCCGCGGACGCCACGGCCTGA
- a CDS encoding FecCD family ABC transporter permease, producing the protein MSSAVAVSVRDRRPAGLLLAIAALGLMCVLSLAIGTESVALSTVWQAVTDYTDTGNQWIVHDLRIPRTVLGIVVGIALGLSGALIQGLTRNPLADSQILGIDAVAGLFVVAAIAFLHMSSLLTYVWFAFLGAAVAMVLVYLVGAAGRAVVTPVRMLLAGVAVGAVADGVSFTIRLQNPRAFDSMRFWDAGALDGRGLDTIWVVTPFIVVGAVLCFYVSRGLNAIALGDDLAVAMGGNITRTRVLGLIAVTLLAGAATAAAGPIGFVGLMVPHAVRWFTGPDWRWICAFCVVAGPALLLAADIVGRVVVPPGELPAGIVTAFLGAPVLIWLVRRTRASAL; encoded by the coding sequence ATGTCGTCGGCCGTCGCAGTCAGCGTGCGCGACCGCCGGCCCGCCGGTCTGCTCCTGGCCATCGCGGCGCTGGGGCTGATGTGCGTGCTCAGCCTGGCGATCGGCACCGAGAGCGTCGCGCTCTCGACGGTATGGCAGGCCGTGACCGATTACACCGACACCGGCAATCAGTGGATCGTGCACGACCTGCGCATCCCGCGCACCGTGCTGGGCATCGTGGTCGGCATCGCACTCGGCCTGTCCGGGGCCTTGATCCAGGGCCTGACGCGTAATCCGTTGGCGGACAGCCAGATCCTGGGCATCGACGCCGTCGCCGGACTGTTCGTCGTCGCAGCGATCGCGTTCCTGCACATGAGTTCGCTGCTGACCTACGTCTGGTTCGCCTTCCTCGGCGCGGCGGTCGCCATGGTGCTGGTCTACCTGGTCGGAGCCGCCGGTCGCGCCGTCGTGACCCCGGTGCGGATGCTGTTGGCCGGCGTCGCGGTGGGTGCGGTGGCCGACGGCGTCTCCTTCACCATCCGGTTGCAGAACCCGCGGGCCTTCGACTCCATGCGATTCTGGGACGCCGGCGCGCTCGACGGTCGTGGACTGGACACCATCTGGGTCGTGACGCCGTTCATCGTGGTGGGCGCGGTGCTGTGCTTCTACGTCAGTCGCGGACTCAACGCGATCGCACTCGGTGATGATCTGGCCGTCGCCATGGGCGGCAACATCACGCGGACCCGGGTGCTCGGGCTGATCGCGGTGACGCTGCTGGCCGGGGCGGCCACCGCCGCAGCCGGTCCGATCGGCTTCGTCGGGTTGATGGTCCCCCATGCGGTGCGCTGGTTCACCGGCCCGGACTGGCGGTGGATCTGCGCCTTCTGTGTGGTCGCCGGGCCCGCGCTGCTGCTGGCCGCAGATATCGTCGGGCGCGTGGTGGTGCCGCCCGGCGAGCTACCGGCCGGCATCGTCACCGCGTTCCTCGGCGCCCCGGTCCTGATCTGGCTGGTGCGCCGCACCCGGGCGAGCGCCCTGTGA
- a CDS encoding FecCD family ABC transporter permease, translating to MSIDFGRPQLVLRRGTAVALRASWRSIAVLSALGAAALVLAVLALGVGEYPVSPAEVIAVLTGSDRSFTSVVVLQWRMPRIVAALVIGAALGVSGAIFQALTRNPLGSPDVIGFGFGSYTGALVAIALFGGGYYLTAGGAVIGGLLTAVAVYLLAYRNGIAGFRLIIVGIAVSAVLSSLNQWIILKLKLHQAVTAAIWQQGTLNGLRWEQVGPVLVCVAVALLGVVAIGPQLQVLQMGDDVAGALGISPERARLAYFGAGVVLIAVATAAAGPISFVALAAPQLVRRLTATPGVGLVSSAVMGAVLLLASDLIALRIFAPAELPVGAVTVVAGGLYLVWLLIIQARR from the coding sequence GTGAGTATCGATTTCGGCCGCCCCCAGCTGGTGCTGCGGCGCGGCACCGCGGTGGCGTTACGGGCGTCGTGGCGCAGCATCGCGGTGCTGTCGGCGCTGGGCGCCGCCGCGCTGGTGTTGGCGGTGCTGGCCCTCGGCGTCGGTGAGTACCCGGTCTCCCCTGCCGAGGTCATCGCCGTGCTCACGGGTTCCGACCGCAGCTTCACCAGCGTCGTGGTGCTGCAGTGGCGCATGCCGCGCATCGTCGCGGCACTGGTCATCGGCGCGGCATTGGGGGTGTCCGGCGCGATCTTCCAGGCCCTGACGCGCAATCCGCTGGGCAGTCCCGATGTCATCGGATTCGGGTTCGGTTCCTACACCGGCGCGTTGGTCGCGATCGCCCTCTTCGGTGGGGGCTACTACCTCACCGCCGGCGGTGCGGTGATCGGCGGCCTGCTGACCGCGGTGGCGGTCTATCTGCTGGCCTACCGCAACGGCATTGCCGGTTTCCGGCTGATCATCGTCGGCATCGCGGTCAGCGCCGTGCTCAGCTCGCTGAACCAATGGATCATTCTCAAGCTCAAGCTGCACCAGGCGGTGACGGCGGCCATCTGGCAGCAGGGCACGCTCAACGGCCTGCGATGGGAGCAGGTGGGCCCGGTGCTGGTCTGCGTGGCGGTCGCGCTGCTCGGTGTCGTGGCCATCGGCCCGCAACTGCAGGTGCTGCAGATGGGTGACGACGTGGCGGGCGCGCTCGGGATCAGCCCGGAGCGCGCCAGGCTGGCCTACTTCGGGGCCGGGGTGGTGTTGATCGCGGTGGCGACGGCGGCCGCCGGGCCGATCTCGTTCGTCGCGCTGGCCGCCCCGCAGTTGGTTCGCCGGTTGACCGCGACACCCGGGGTCGGACTGGTGTCCTCGGCGGTGATGGGCGCCGTCCTGCTGCTCGCCAGCGATCTGATCGCGCTGCGCATCTTCGCCCCCGCCGAGCTTCCGGTGGGTGCGGTGACGGTGGTGGCCGGCGGGTTGTATCTGGTCTGGCTGTTGATCATTCAGGCACGGCGATAG
- a CDS encoding glutathione peroxidase, with the protein MVSLHNIPLTMLDGGTATLSELSDGATLVVNVASKCGLTPQYAALERLARDYAARGLTVVGVPCNQFMGQEPGTAEEIQSFCSSTYGVTFPLLAKTDVNGADRHPLYAELTRSADAEGTAGDVQWNFEKFLIGPDGTVVNRFRPRTEPNDPEVLSAIEAVLPR; encoded by the coding sequence ATGGTGAGCCTGCACAACATCCCGCTGACCATGCTCGATGGCGGTACCGCGACGCTGAGCGAATTGTCCGACGGCGCAACGCTGGTGGTCAATGTTGCCTCCAAATGCGGTCTGACCCCGCAGTACGCCGCCCTGGAGAGGCTGGCGCGCGACTACGCCGCGCGCGGTCTCACCGTGGTCGGGGTGCCGTGCAACCAGTTCATGGGACAGGAGCCCGGCACCGCCGAGGAGATCCAATCCTTCTGCTCCTCGACCTACGGGGTGACCTTCCCGCTGCTGGCCAAGACCGATGTCAACGGTGCCGACCGGCACCCGCTCTACGCGGAGCTCACCAGGTCCGCCGATGCCGAGGGAACGGCGGGTGATGTCCAGTGGAACTTCGAGAAGTTCCTGATCGGGCCGGACGGCACGGTGGTCAACCGGTTCCGGCCGCGCACCGAACCCAATGACCCCGAGGTGCTCAGCGCCATCGAGGCCGTGCTCCCCAGATAG
- a CDS encoding DUF1707 SHOCT-like domain-containing protein has protein sequence MVSSPDDHLRISDSDRSRVNGLLERAVSEGMLTLDEFADRTDSVLAARTRGELRTVLADLPAQQLGVPARPQLPPDQLRGWMTSIDRRGIWTVAPMLVLHTRMCSTTLDFTSAVLPGPVVQVVIDDYCSSTELILPTGATADVNGVDALMGSSTVKVRGTPPSDQLHVIVRGRIRLGSVTVRHPFGSWLRRLGGGG, from the coding sequence ATGGTTTCGAGTCCCGACGATCACCTACGCATCTCCGATTCCGACCGGTCCCGGGTGAACGGATTGCTCGAACGCGCCGTGTCCGAGGGCATGCTGACCCTCGACGAGTTCGCCGACCGGACGGATTCGGTGTTGGCCGCCCGCACGCGGGGGGAACTGCGCACCGTGCTCGCCGATCTGCCCGCCCAACAGCTCGGGGTGCCCGCCCGCCCGCAGCTGCCACCCGATCAGCTGCGCGGCTGGATGACATCGATCGACCGCCGGGGGATCTGGACCGTCGCGCCAATGCTCGTGCTGCACACCCGGATGTGCAGCACCACCTTGGACTTCACCTCGGCGGTGTTGCCGGGACCGGTGGTCCAGGTGGTCATCGACGACTACTGCAGCTCCACCGAGCTCATCCTGCCCACGGGCGCGACCGCAGATGTCAACGGTGTCGACGCGTTGATGGGCAGCTCGACGGTCAAGGTGCGGGGGACCCCGCCCTCGGATCAGCTGCACGTCATCGTGCGCGGGCGGATCCGACTGGGTTCGGTGACCGTGCGGCATCCGTTCGGGAGTTGGTTGCGCCGACTCGGCGGCGGAGGCTGA
- a CDS encoding ABC transporter substrate-binding protein translates to MLRVTAMLATLVLAVGVLAGCANNEPADPGAAGDAVTISHKFGETTVPANPRNIVTMGWNDQDFVLALGVVPVGTRAWYDNYNDFPWVKAETDGKGVPVIEGDTINFEAVAAAKPDVIFAIYETIDQKTYDQLSQIAPTVIQSADYPDEETPWDVQLLTTGKALGKEQRAKELVDEVEAKIAQATSDHPDFAGKTLVADFSSEVDAPYLIGKGDPRRALFDELGFGAQDTVGEVSQEKLSLLEGDVLFVNGVTKQQLAGSPAFQRLAVVREDRTLYAGSESTLSGALAYGGPNALLYAIDLLVPQLSNAVAGRPVADLSDS, encoded by the coding sequence ATGCTGCGTGTCACGGCCATGCTGGCCACCCTCGTCTTGGCCGTCGGCGTCCTCGCAGGATGCGCGAACAACGAGCCGGCCGATCCCGGGGCCGCCGGGGATGCCGTCACCATCTCCCACAAGTTCGGCGAGACGACGGTGCCTGCCAATCCGCGCAATATCGTCACGATGGGCTGGAACGACCAGGACTTCGTGCTGGCCCTCGGCGTCGTCCCGGTGGGCACCCGCGCCTGGTACGACAACTACAACGACTTCCCCTGGGTCAAGGCCGAGACCGACGGTAAGGGCGTGCCGGTCATCGAGGGTGACACCATCAACTTCGAGGCCGTCGCCGCGGCCAAGCCCGACGTCATCTTCGCCATCTACGAGACCATCGACCAGAAAACCTACGACCAGCTGTCTCAGATCGCGCCGACGGTGATCCAGTCCGCCGATTACCCGGACGAGGAAACCCCTTGGGACGTCCAGCTTCTGACCACCGGCAAGGCGCTGGGCAAGGAACAGCGGGCCAAGGAACTCGTCGACGAGGTCGAGGCCAAGATCGCGCAGGCCACCAGCGATCATCCGGACTTCGCGGGCAAGACCCTGGTCGCCGATTTCAGCTCCGAGGTCGACGCGCCCTACCTGATCGGCAAGGGCGACCCGCGCCGCGCCCTGTTCGACGAGCTCGGGTTCGGCGCCCAGGACACCGTCGGTGAGGTCTCCCAGGAGAAGCTGAGCCTGCTCGAGGGGGACGTGCTGTTCGTCAACGGGGTCACCAAGCAGCAGCTGGCGGGGTCACCGGCATTCCAGCGACTGGCCGTGGTGCGCGAGGACCGCACCCTCTACGCCGGATCGGAGTCGACCCTCAGCGGCGCCCTGGCCTACGGCGGGCCCAACGCCCTGCTCTACGCCATCGACCTGCTGGTTCCGCAGCTGAGCAACGCCGTGGCCGGCAGGCCGGTCGCCGACCTGTCGGACTCTTAG
- a CDS encoding phosphoribosylaminoimidazolesuccinocarboxamide synthase, whose translation MRPALTDYQHLASGKVRELYRIDADHLLFVASDRISAFDHILDTEIPDKGRILTAMSVFFFDHLAVPNHLAGPPDDERIPQEVLGRALVVRALEMLPVECVARGYLTGSGLLDYQRSGSVCGIALPTGLVEASKFAEPLFTPATKAEIGAHDENVSFDAVVELVGAQRADRLREATLNIYSRAAEHALSKGIILADTKFEFGISTSGDTAGELVLADEVLTPDSSRYWPADSYQEGVVQPSYDKQFVRNWLTGPDSGWDRNGDAPPPPLPAEIAAATRARYIEAYERISGLSFSDWIGA comes from the coding sequence ATGCGCCCAGCTCTGACCGACTACCAGCACCTGGCCAGCGGCAAGGTACGCGAGTTGTACCGCATCGACGCCGACCACCTGCTGTTCGTCGCCTCCGACCGCATCTCGGCGTTCGACCACATCCTGGACACCGAGATTCCGGACAAGGGCCGGATCCTCACCGCGATGAGCGTCTTCTTCTTCGACCACCTCGCCGTGCCCAACCACCTGGCCGGACCGCCGGACGACGAGCGCATCCCCCAGGAGGTGCTGGGCCGCGCCCTGGTGGTCCGCGCATTGGAGATGCTGCCGGTGGAGTGTGTGGCGCGCGGCTACCTGACCGGTTCGGGGCTGCTGGACTACCAGCGCTCGGGGTCGGTGTGCGGGATCGCGCTGCCCACCGGTCTGGTCGAGGCCAGCAAGTTCGCCGAGCCGTTGTTCACCCCGGCGACCAAGGCCGAGATCGGCGCCCACGACGAGAATGTCTCCTTCGACGCGGTCGTCGAGCTGGTGGGCGCGCAGCGCGCCGACCGGCTGCGTGAGGCGACGCTGAACATCTACAGCCGCGCCGCCGAGCACGCGTTGAGCAAGGGCATCATCCTCGCCGACACCAAGTTCGAGTTCGGCATATCGACCAGTGGGGACACCGCCGGTGAACTGGTGCTCGCCGACGAGGTGCTGACCCCGGACTCGTCGCGTTACTGGCCCGCGGACTCCTACCAGGAGGGCGTGGTGCAGCCCAGCTATGACAAGCAGTTCGTCCGCAACTGGCTGACCGGGCCGGACTCGGGGTGGGACCGTAACGGTGACGCGCCACCGCCGCCGCTGCCCGCCGAGATCGCGGCCGCCACCCGGGCCCGCTATATAGAGGCCTACGAGAGGATTTCGGGTTTGAGTTTCTCCGATTGGATTGGCGCATGA
- a CDS encoding ABC transporter ATP-binding protein yields MATLRAQDLTLGYSDTPIVAGLNAEITEGAITAIVGPNACGKSTLLRGLARLLRPAGGQVLLDGADISSLRTKDVARKLGLLPQSSIAPEGITVADLVARGRFPHQRALRQFTRDDEVAVAEAMAATGVTALSGRAVDELSGGQRQRVWVAMVLAQQTPLILLDEPTTFLDIAHQIELLDLFAELNDTQGRTIVAVLHDLNHACRFADQIIAMKAGRIVAQGEPARVITADLVEDVYGMKCQIIDDPETGTPLVVPRASPRDRARRR; encoded by the coding sequence ATGGCAACGTTGCGCGCGCAGGACCTGACTCTGGGCTACTCGGACACCCCGATCGTGGCCGGTTTGAACGCCGAGATCACCGAGGGTGCCATCACCGCGATCGTGGGGCCCAACGCCTGCGGGAAGTCGACACTGCTGCGCGGGCTGGCCCGGCTACTGCGTCCCGCCGGGGGGCAGGTGCTCCTCGATGGTGCCGACATCAGTTCGCTGCGCACCAAGGATGTCGCCCGCAAGCTGGGCCTGCTCCCGCAGTCCTCGATCGCGCCGGAGGGCATCACGGTCGCCGATCTGGTTGCCCGGGGCCGATTCCCACATCAGCGGGCGCTTCGCCAGTTCACCCGCGACGACGAGGTGGCGGTGGCCGAGGCGATGGCGGCCACCGGTGTGACTGCCCTTTCCGGACGGGCCGTCGACGAGTTGTCCGGCGGTCAGCGGCAACGGGTCTGGGTGGCGATGGTGCTGGCCCAGCAGACCCCGCTGATCCTGCTGGACGAGCCGACGACGTTCCTCGACATCGCCCACCAGATCGAACTGCTGGACCTGTTCGCCGAACTCAACGACACCCAGGGCCGCACCATCGTCGCGGTGCTGCACGATCTCAACCATGCGTGCCGCTTCGCCGATCAGATCATCGCGATGAAGGCCGGCCGCATCGTCGCCCAGGGCGAGCCGGCGCGGGTGATCACCGCGGACCTCGTCGAGGATGTCTACGGCATGAAATGCCAGATCATCGACGATCCGGAAACCGGCACACCACTGGTGGTTCCGCGGGCCTCGCCGCGCGACCGCGCCCGTCGTCGCTAA